The following proteins are co-located in the Rattus norvegicus strain BN/NHsdMcwi chromosome X, GRCr8, whole genome shotgun sequence genome:
- the Dgat2l6 gene encoding diacylglycerol O-acyltransferase 2-like protein 6, with the protein MAFFSRLDLHEGLRTLSVLQWIPVYVILGTLSILGIPYFLLFSTFWPLSVLFLAWVAYDWNTHSQDGRRSAWVRNWTLWKYFQSYFPVKLVKTHDLSPKHNYIILSHPHGILCYGAFINFATEATGFSRVFPSITPFLATLEGIFWIPFVRDYVMSMGICPVSELALKHQLTQRGSGNAVIIVPGGASEALLCCPGVSTVYLKKRKGFVKLALKTGAYLVPSYSFGENEAYNQETFPEGTWLRFFQKNFQKIGKRILGINFCTFHGRGLTRGSWGFLPFNHPITTVVGEPLPVPKILDPDKETVAKYFELYISALRKLFDQHKTKYDFSKTQELTII; encoded by the exons GAACTCTTTCCATCTTGGGGATACCCTATTTCCTGCTATTCAGTACCTTTTGGCCCTTGTCTGTGCTCTTCTTAGCCTGGGTTGCCTATGATTGGAACACTCACAGTCAAG ATGGTAGGCGTTCAGCTTGGGTACGAAACTGGACCCTCTGGAAGTATTTCCAAAGCTACTTCCCAGTAAAG CTGGTGAAGACCCATGACCTTTCTCCCAAGCACAACTACATCATTCTCAGCCACCCCCATGGCATTCTCTGTTATGGTGCCTTCATCAACTTTGCTACTGAAGCCACTGGCTTTTCCAGGGTTTTTCCTTCTATCACTCCCTTTTTAGCAACCTTAGAAGGAATCTTCTGGATCCCATTTGTTCGAGATTATGTGATGTCCATGG GTATTTGTCCAGTGAGTGAGTTGGCCCTGAAACACCAGCTGACCCAAAGAGGCTCAGGCAATGCTGTGATCATTGTGCCAGGTGGAGCTTCCGAAGCCCTCTTATGCTGCCCAGGAGTCTCCACGGTCTACCTCAAAAAACGAAAAGGTTTTGTGAAGCTAGCACTGAAGACAGG AGCATATCTTGTCCCTTCTTACTCCTTTGGTGAGAATGAGGCTTACAACCAAGAGACCTTTCCTGAAGGCACATGGCTAAGGTTCTTCCAAAAAAACTTCCAGAAAATTGGCAAAAGAATCCTAGGCATAAATTTCTGTACTTTTCATGGCAGGGGCCTCACTAGGGGATCCTGGGGCTTTTTGCCTTTCAACCATCCCATTACCACTGTTG TTGGAGAGCCCTTGCCAGTCCCCAAGATCCTTGATCCTGACAAGGAGACCGTGGCAAAGTACTTTGAACTTTACATCAGTGCCCTACGCAAGCTGTTTGACCAACACAAAACTAAATATGACTTCTCCAAGACTCAGGAGTTGACAATTATATGA